A region from the Kribbella shirazensis genome encodes:
- the ccrA gene encoding crotonyl-CoA carboxylase/reductase produces MKQILEAILSGDNAAVGGLDVPDHYRGITVHADEAGMFEGLDSKEKDPRKSLHLDDVPTPELGPGEALVAVMASAINYNTVWTSIFEPVSTFSFLKRYGKLSPLTARHDLPYHVVGSDLAGVVLRTGPGVNAWQPGDEVVAHCLSVELESPDGHNDTMLDSEQRIWGFETNFGGLAEIALVKSNQLMPKPAHLTWEEAASPGLVNSTAYRQLVSANGANMKQGDVVLIWGASGGLGSYATQFALNGGAIPVCVVSSPEKAEICRAMGAELIIDRTAEGYKFWKDETTQDQKEWKRFGARIRELTGGDDPDIVFEHPGRETFGASVYVARKGGTIVTCASTSGFMHEYDNRYLWMNLKRIIGSHFANYREAWEANRLIARGMVHPTVSRVYSLEETAQAAYDVHRNLHQGKVGVLTLAPSEGLGIRDTALRERHLDEINRFRNR; encoded by the coding sequence GTGAAGCAGATCCTTGAAGCGATCCTCTCCGGTGACAACGCCGCCGTCGGAGGGCTCGACGTACCGGACCACTACCGCGGGATCACCGTGCACGCCGACGAGGCGGGCATGTTCGAGGGGCTGGACAGCAAGGAGAAGGACCCGCGCAAGAGCCTGCACCTCGACGACGTGCCGACGCCCGAACTCGGGCCGGGCGAGGCGCTGGTCGCGGTGATGGCGAGCGCGATCAACTACAACACCGTCTGGACGTCGATCTTCGAGCCGGTGTCGACGTTCTCGTTCCTGAAGCGGTACGGGAAGCTTTCGCCGCTGACGGCCCGGCACGACCTGCCGTACCACGTGGTGGGCTCCGACCTCGCGGGCGTCGTACTGCGGACCGGACCGGGCGTGAACGCCTGGCAGCCGGGCGACGAGGTGGTCGCGCACTGCCTGTCGGTCGAGCTGGAGTCGCCGGACGGGCACAACGACACGATGCTCGACTCCGAGCAGCGGATCTGGGGATTCGAGACGAACTTCGGCGGTCTCGCGGAGATCGCGCTGGTGAAGTCCAACCAGCTGATGCCGAAGCCGGCGCACCTCACCTGGGAGGAGGCGGCGTCACCCGGGCTGGTGAACAGTACGGCGTACCGGCAACTGGTGTCGGCCAACGGCGCCAACATGAAACAGGGCGACGTGGTGCTGATCTGGGGCGCGTCCGGCGGCCTGGGGTCGTACGCGACGCAGTTCGCGCTGAACGGCGGGGCGATCCCGGTGTGCGTGGTGTCGTCGCCGGAGAAGGCGGAGATCTGCCGGGCGATGGGCGCCGAGCTGATCATCGACCGGACGGCGGAGGGGTACAAGTTCTGGAAGGACGAGACGACCCAGGACCAGAAGGAGTGGAAGCGGTTCGGGGCGCGGATCCGGGAGCTGACCGGCGGGGACGACCCGGACATCGTGTTCGAGCACCCGGGGCGGGAGACGTTCGGGGCATCGGTGTACGTCGCCCGCAAGGGCGGGACGATCGTGACGTGTGCGTCGACGTCGGGGTTCATGCACGAGTACGACAACCGCTACCTGTGGATGAACCTGAAGCGGATCATCGGCTCGCACTTCGCGAACTACCGCGAGGCCTGGGAAGCGAACCGGTTGATCGCGCGCGGCATGGTGCACCCGACGGTCAGCAGGGTCTACTCGCTGGAGGAGACCGCGCAGGCGGCGTACGACGTGCACCGCAACCTGCACCAGGGCAAGGTCGGCGTCCTCACCCTCGCACCGTCCGAAGGACTCGGCATCCGCGACACCGCCCTGCGTGAGCGGCACCTCGACGAGATCAATCGCTTCCGCAACAGGTAG
- a CDS encoding sensor histidine kinase yields MLKDSATDSLHGAPAGFEHDAFVHASDEEFVQRAAAFVQEGLAAGETIMAVLPPGRIAMLRDALGPDQHAAGFADGTVAGGNPARLIPFWREILERRPGPVRGLVEAAYPGRSAAAYDEVLLHEALSGIAFAHDRSFRLYCAYDVAVGIDPTATHAGGDGLAEKAFRTALDDVPDRAERWDFGARELGQIRQWLSGQAASHGVSRDRLEDLSLALHEICTNSIRFGGGGGRLAVWIADGALLCDVTDRGRIDDLLVGRVLPPLDGLGGRGVWLANQLCDLAQLRSGDGFTQVRLHTRLR; encoded by the coding sequence GTGCTGAAGGACAGCGCCACCGACTCCTTGCACGGTGCGCCGGCCGGGTTCGAGCACGATGCCTTCGTCCATGCCTCGGACGAGGAATTCGTGCAGCGTGCGGCCGCGTTCGTCCAGGAGGGTCTGGCGGCGGGGGAAACCATCATGGCCGTGCTTCCACCGGGGCGGATCGCGATGCTGCGCGACGCCCTTGGTCCGGACCAGCACGCGGCCGGGTTCGCCGACGGGACCGTTGCCGGAGGCAACCCCGCGCGGCTGATCCCGTTCTGGCGCGAGATCCTCGAGCGGCGGCCCGGACCGGTGCGCGGGCTCGTCGAGGCGGCGTACCCGGGCCGGAGCGCGGCGGCGTACGACGAGGTGCTGCTGCACGAGGCGCTGTCCGGCATCGCGTTCGCGCACGACCGGTCGTTCCGGTTGTACTGCGCCTACGACGTGGCGGTCGGGATCGATCCGACGGCGACGCACGCGGGCGGGGACGGCCTTGCGGAGAAAGCGTTCCGGACCGCGCTGGACGACGTACCGGACCGGGCCGAGCGGTGGGATTTCGGGGCGCGGGAACTCGGGCAGATCCGGCAGTGGCTGAGCGGACAGGCGGCCTCGCACGGCGTCTCGCGCGACCGGCTCGAGGACCTGTCGCTGGCGTTGCACGAGATCTGCACGAACAGCATCCGGTTCGGCGGCGGAGGCGGCAGGCTCGCGGTCTGGATCGCCGACGGCGCGCTGCTCTGCGACGTGACCGACCGCGGCCGGATCGACGACCTGCTGGTCGGACGGGTGCTGCCGCCGCTCGACGGGCTCGGCGGTCGCGGCGTCTGGCTGGCGAACCAGTTGTGCGATCTGGCGCAGCTGCGGTCGGGCGACGGCTTCACCCAGGTACGGCTGCACACCCGCCTGCGCTGA
- the mce gene encoding methylmalonyl-CoA epimerase, translated as MDQLFDAIDHVGIAVADFDEAVRYYADVFGMTVAHEEVNEEQGVREAMLSVGDSGSSIQLLAPLSDASPIAKFLDQRGPGIQQLAYRVGDLDAVCEVLRERGARLLYDVPKRGTAGSRVNFIHPKSAGGVLVELVEPSPTHTA; from the coding sequence ATGGATCAGTTGTTCGACGCGATCGATCATGTCGGCATCGCGGTCGCCGACTTCGACGAGGCCGTCCGGTACTACGCGGACGTGTTCGGGATGACCGTGGCGCACGAGGAGGTCAACGAGGAGCAGGGCGTCCGGGAGGCGATGCTCTCGGTGGGCGACTCGGGTTCCTCGATCCAGTTGCTGGCGCCGCTGTCGGACGCGTCGCCGATCGCGAAGTTCCTCGACCAGCGCGGTCCGGGCATCCAGCAGCTCGCGTACCGGGTCGGTGACCTCGACGCGGTCTGCGAGGTACTGCGCGAGCGCGGCGCCCGCTTGCTGTACGACGTACCGAAACGCGGCACGGCCGGGTCCCGGGTGAATTTCATCCACCCGAAATCGGCCGGCGGCGTACTCGTCGAACTCGTGGAGCCATCACCGACCCACACCGCGTGA
- a CDS encoding acetyl-CoA C-acetyltransferase, whose protein sequence is MSDTRSSSVIVAGARTPIGRLLGGLKGFTGAELGGFAIQGALRKAGVAPDQVEYVIMGQVLQAGGGQITARQAAVKGGIPMDVPAITVNKVCLSGLNAIALADQLIRAGEYEIVVAGGMESMTNAPHLLPKSREGYKYGDTALVDSMAYDGLWDAFTDQAMGALTDQQNNAVEKLSREEQDEFSARSHQRAAEAWKNGVFADEVVPVEVPQRKGDPIVVDTDEGVRGDTSVEALAKLRPAFGKDGTITAGSASQISDGGCAVVVMSKAKAEELGLSWIAEIGAHGSVAGPDSTLQSQPANAIAKACSKEGIQPADLDLIEINEAFAAVGIASARELQVGEDKVNVNGGAIALGHPIGMSGARLVLHLALELGRRGGGVGAAALCGGGGQGDALIVRVPQS, encoded by the coding sequence ATGTCTGACACGCGGAGCTCCAGCGTCATCGTCGCCGGTGCACGGACCCCGATCGGGCGGTTGCTGGGTGGCCTCAAGGGCTTCACCGGCGCCGAGCTCGGCGGGTTCGCGATCCAGGGCGCACTGCGGAAGGCCGGCGTCGCGCCGGACCAGGTCGAGTACGTGATCATGGGCCAGGTACTGCAGGCCGGCGGCGGTCAGATCACCGCCCGCCAGGCCGCGGTCAAGGGCGGTATTCCGATGGACGTGCCGGCGATCACCGTCAACAAGGTCTGCCTGTCCGGCCTGAACGCGATCGCGCTCGCCGACCAGCTGATCCGGGCCGGCGAGTACGAGATCGTCGTCGCCGGCGGCATGGAGTCGATGACGAACGCGCCGCACCTGCTGCCGAAGTCCCGCGAGGGCTACAAGTACGGCGACACCGCGCTGGTCGACTCGATGGCGTACGACGGTCTGTGGGACGCCTTCACCGACCAGGCGATGGGCGCGCTCACGGACCAGCAGAACAACGCGGTCGAGAAGCTCAGCCGCGAGGAGCAGGACGAGTTCAGCGCCCGTTCGCACCAGCGCGCCGCCGAGGCCTGGAAGAACGGCGTGTTCGCCGACGAGGTCGTCCCGGTCGAGGTGCCGCAGCGCAAGGGCGACCCGATCGTGGTCGACACCGACGAGGGCGTCCGGGGTGACACGTCGGTCGAGGCGCTGGCCAAGCTGCGGCCGGCGTTCGGCAAGGACGGCACGATCACGGCCGGATCCGCCTCGCAGATCTCCGACGGAGGCTGTGCCGTCGTCGTGATGAGCAAGGCGAAGGCCGAGGAGCTCGGGCTGAGCTGGATCGCCGAGATCGGCGCCCACGGCTCGGTCGCCGGCCCGGACTCGACGCTGCAGAGCCAGCCGGCCAACGCGATCGCCAAGGCCTGCTCCAAGGAAGGCATCCAGCCCGCGGACCTCGACCTGATCGAGATCAACGAGGCGTTCGCCGCGGTCGGGATCGCGTCCGCGCGCGAGCTGCAGGTCGGCGAGGACAAGGTCAACGTGAACGGCGGCGCGATCGCGCTCGGCCACCCGATCGGGATGTCCGGCGCCCGCCTCGTGCTGCACCTGGCGCTCGAGCTCGGCCGGCGCGGCGGTGGCGTCGGCGCGGCCGCGCTGTGCGGCGGCGGTGGCCAGGGCGACGCCCTCATCGTCCGCGTGCCCCAGAGCTGA
- the meaB gene encoding methylmalonyl Co-A mutase-associated GTPase MeaB, with translation MPRRTPPVGELVERARDGESRAVARLISLVEDESPLLRDVMAALAPYAGNAHIVGITGSPGVGKSTSTSALVSAYRETGKRVGVLAVDPSSPFSGGALLGDRVRMQDHATDRGVFIRSMASRGHLGGLAWSTPQALRVLDAAGFDVVLVETVGVGQSEVEIAGMADTTLILLAPGMGDGIQAAKAGILEVGDIYVVNKADRDGVQSVTRDLRAMLALAERAEGAWSPPILKTVASRNEGVAEVVQAIEDRLAWMAGNGVLTERRRGRARDEIEAIATTALRARFAHLHGDARLDVLAAKVADGDTDPYSAADELIAAL, from the coding sequence ATGCCGCGACGTACTCCGCCGGTCGGAGAGCTGGTCGAGCGCGCCCGGGACGGTGAGTCCCGGGCGGTCGCCCGGCTGATTTCGCTCGTCGAGGACGAGTCGCCGCTGCTGCGGGACGTGATGGCCGCGCTGGCGCCGTACGCCGGGAACGCGCACATCGTCGGGATCACCGGGTCGCCCGGTGTCGGCAAGTCCACGTCGACGTCGGCGCTCGTCTCGGCGTACCGCGAGACCGGCAAGCGGGTCGGCGTACTCGCGGTGGACCCGTCGTCGCCGTTCTCCGGCGGGGCGCTGCTCGGGGACCGGGTGCGGATGCAGGATCACGCGACCGACCGGGGCGTGTTCATCCGCTCGATGGCGTCCCGCGGGCACCTCGGCGGCCTGGCGTGGTCGACGCCGCAGGCGCTGCGGGTGCTGGACGCGGCCGGGTTCGACGTGGTGCTGGTCGAGACGGTCGGGGTCGGGCAGTCCGAGGTTGAGATCGCGGGGATGGCGGACACGACGCTGATCCTGCTGGCGCCCGGGATGGGCGACGGCATCCAGGCCGCCAAGGCCGGAATCCTCGAGGTCGGCGACATCTACGTGGTGAACAAGGCGGACCGGGACGGCGTCCAGTCGGTCACCCGGGACCTGCGGGCGATGCTGGCCCTGGCGGAGCGGGCCGAGGGCGCGTGGTCGCCGCCGATCCTCAAGACCGTCGCGTCCCGCAACGAGGGCGTCGCCGAGGTGGTGCAGGCGATCGAGGACCGGCTCGCGTGGATGGCCGGGAACGGCGTACTCACGGAGCGCCGGCGCGGTCGCGCGCGGGACGAGATCGAGGCGATCGCGACGACCGCGCTGCGGGCCCGGTTCGCCCACCTGCACGGGGACGCGCGGCTCGACGTACTGGCCGCCAAGGTCGCGGACGGGGACACCGACCCGTATTCGGCGGCCGACGAGTTGATCGCAGCGCTGTGA